Part of the Paludisphaera borealis genome, GATGCATCCGCTGTTGATCAACAACTCCGGGACGGTCATCGGCACCCTCGATACGGTCGTCGATCGCTTCGGCAATTCGGTCTCCACCAATATCGGGTATGCCGTCAGGTCGCCTGACGGCACCTATTCGCCGTTCGTGACGATGGCCACCGCGCCCAACGGCGCATACGTCCACCTATTCTTGAGCCAGGCGAATCAGATTCTCGCCCTCGGCCAAAAGACGTGGTTGGTGGACCTGAACAAGGGCACGACGACGTCGCTCGATCAACTGGTTCCACAACAGATCTTGCAGAACTATCCGTACAATCAGTACGTCCAGGGCATTGACGATCGGGGCGACATCGTTATTTATGCCGACAACCAATATACCGGGTCGGAAGCCTTCATGCTCACGCCGCCGGGTCTGGACCCGCCCGCGGTGCCTGAGCCGTCGACGCTGCTGATCTTCGCCGCAGCCGGCGTGCTGGTCGTCCGCACCGCCCGCCGTCGAAAGCTCGCCTAGAATTTCATCCGGTCGGGAGCCTCGGAATTTCGAGGGTGCATCGGCGGAGGGTGGAAGTGGCACGCGAACTTGCGGTTGTCGTCCTGAAAACGACCGGTCCAATGGGACGCCCACCCGACGTCCCGCTCTGGACATCCGACCGCGTCAGTCGCCGACGGGGATGGAAAAATCAAAGGGGTCAGGAGCCGAAATTCCATAAAGAAGGGATCGACTGAGTCAGTCCCGACCCAGTCAATCTACCTCAATAGCTCCTGACCCCTTTGATTCCCTACCTCAATAGCTCCTGACCCCTTCGATTCCTTGTGACCCCTTTGATTCCTTGACCCCTTTGATTCCTTGACCCCTTTGATTCCTTAACACCGGGTGCGAGGCGAACGGGCCGTCGTCGGTCGTGAAGCGTTTGATCGCGTCGCGCAGGGCCTCGGCCTGTTCGGTCGGGTCGCAAGAATCGGGCGGTACGAGGATCGCCAGCGGCGGGTGCGCATTCTCCGGAAAGCGGCCGGCGCGGAAGAACATCCGGCGCAGGGCGCGCGAGCGGTCGCGTCCTTCGACGGGCTCGGCATCTCGATCGGCCTCCATCGAGAGCCGGACGCCCACCGCCAGGTGATAAAGGATCTGCCCCAGGGTCCAACGGCCGACGGCCTCATGACCGGCCAGAAGTCGGTCGACGTCGGTCATCACGCCGTCGAGGCCGTCGAGGCCGTCGAAGCTGAGCGTCCGTCGCTCGGTCATCTCGTCTCCTCCACATGAAGAGGGTATCAACTGGGTCAGTCCCGACCCAGTCAAGCTACCTCAATCGCTCCCGGGCCCCTTGATTCTGTTTTAACCCCTTTGATTCTCCTCATGCCATTCAAGAATGACCCTTTTCCGGCTCCCCCCCCGATTGCGGTGGGCTTCTGGTACGCGATGAGAGTGGACTCCTGTTACGTGGCTTGTTCCCCATATGTATCAGAGTTTGTATTGAAGAGTTGAGGATCGAGCCGATTCAACAGCCGCCGGATCTTGGGGATTTGTTCGAGCGCGGCCGCCTCTCCGATCGCGGCGAGCTCCTTCGCCCTCATGAACTCCGCGGAGTCGACGCCCGTCACGTCCGGTTCGATGACCACGTCCGCCGGCTGAACACCGAAGGCGTTCAGGCTGTGGTTCTGAACCAACAGGCTGCGCAAGATCGTCGGCCCGATGCCCGGCTTGTTCCTGGCCAGAATGGCTTGGCCAGGTTTGATGTCGCAGAAACGAGTCTCCAGCTTCGCCGTCACGCTGATGGCGATGACGAAGTTGCAGCCCATCGAAACCAGCACATCCGCCGGGATATTGTTGACCAGCCCGCCGTCGATCAGCGCCTGGCCGTCGCGGACGATCGGCACGGAGAGGACGGGCAGGTTGATGCTCTCGAGGATCGCATGGACGGCGTCGCCGCGTTCGCGAACGACCGAGTTGCCGCTCACCAGGTCGACCGTGACGGAGAGACAGGGGACGGCAAGTTGCTCGAGTCTCCAGTCGTGCAGGTACTTGCGAAGCATCGGGTCGAATTTCCCGCGACGATACTTGTGAATCAGGTACCAGTAGTTGCCTTGCGGCAAGCGGCGGAAAATCCATGAGGGGCGAAGGTCCGTGGCGAACTGATTTGCGTTGTAATCGGGATCCAGGCCGGCGGCGTACATGATGCCGGTCATGGCTCCGGCGCTGGTGCCGGCGATCATGTCGACGACGATGCCGCTGCGCTCCAGGGCCTTGAGCACGCCGAGATGCGACATGCCTCGGGCGGCCCCCCCGCCGAGGGCTACGCCCACACGCACGCCCCGGAGGTCGTGTACCAGCCGCTCCAGCCCGTTGGCCAGCGACCGACCCATCGGCGGTTTTGGCGGCGTTTCCTTGATTTTGAAATCGCGGGAGACAAGCTCGGGAAGGTTCGGAACTGCGGAGACCACGGAACTGTCGCCCCTGATCAGCCAGGCGACACTGATCTTGTCGCGCCAGCCCCGGGCAGACACTTCCATCGCCTGCAGGCGGCGGATTGCGCTGTCGGCCTCATCTGCCGGGATGAAAAAGACGGCGCGGTCGACGAGATTCATGAGCTGCGCCGCCCGTTCCGGCGTCAGGAAGGTGTGGACGTCGAAGATGATTCGATTGGCGTCCTGCCAACGAGCGACCTGCTCCCGGATTTCCTCCGAGGTCAAATCTCGGCCGTCCTCTCGGAGTGCCCGAAACCGCACATTCGGCGAATCCATCCGCTGGTCCGAATCGCTCAACACCGCGAGTTGCTCACCGACGTCGCTCAGTCGCCGGATGAGCCGTTCTGCCGTCTGACGCGTGGTGGGCGAATCGTGAATCAGCGCCAGCATCATCACCGAGCGCTTGGGGGCGTCGCCCAAGAAGAGCTTTCGCAAGCTCCCCGCGTAGGTCTTCAGCCACAGACGGCGCAGGTCCGGCCTGGCGAGCGTCAGTTCCATCGCCTCTTCGTAGTCCAGCCTGAGGACCGTCGTGGGCTCCAGCGCGACGACGCGGATCGGCACGGATTCGCCGAGCGCGCCGACCATCAGCCCGAATTGCTCGCCGCGCTCGATCATGCGGAACAGCGACTCAGTACCGTTTGAGCTGACTCGAACCGCCTTGAGCCTCCCTCGCAGGACGAAGCCCACCGTGGTGAGCACGACGTCCGCCTCGTGGACGACGCTGCCGGCTGCATACTGCGCGACCCGGCCGAGCCGAGCGACTTCGTCGAGGGTCTCATCGGATGCCCCCTTGAAGTACTCGTGCACTTTCAGGAGCGGAATGATCTCATCGTTCATGACGCCGCCTTTCGAGTTCGCGACGGATGTGATCGCCGAAGCCCGACGCCGGGGCTGTGTCCGCAATGTCGTTCAGGCAAGCGAGTCGGCGGAGTTCCTTGAAGGGTAGAGTCCGGTCCAATCGACCGTCGTTGTAGAGAGCCCGATCCAAACGGGCGTTCGCAATGACGCGCCAGTCCCAGCGGACCCGTGTGCTGGGAAGCTTGTAAAAAGAAGTTGTACAATTCGTGAACAGGACGTGATACCAGCGAGGACTCTCGTATAATTGATTGATCGTATTCACGTAATCGAGAAACACTTCTGTTAGTTCCTCGACGGTGGAATTGAGGTGGTAGAGGTACGCCAATTGACCTTGGCTGTATTTCGTGCGTCGTAGAATGGCGTCGCGTTCGTCCGCGGCGACGAAGATCAGTTCCTGCTGTCGATACAGGCTGCGAACGACCGAGTATTTTTGCCCCTTCGGGAGACGCGCCTCGATCGACATGCAGATGCGGCCATCGGGTCCGAAGTCGAAGATGAGGGCAGGGTGGCCCAAGAACCCATTTCCCCAGTCGAAGAAAATGACGTCCACGCCCTTGATGCTCGACAGATGATACACGCGGGCTTCGTACCGCGGCGTGAAATCGTCCAGCGGATGATCTTCAAGGTTGCGGACGTTCTCGATCGTCACCGCATCGTCGGCTCTCACAGCCCGCGGCAGTACGGCGGCGTTTGGGTCCCACTCGCGATCGTTGGTCGGTTCCAGTCGGAACCACCAAAGGAGGAATAGGAACTCCGCCCCGAGCAAGGCAACGATCGGCTGCCAGAGCGGCCTCCAGGCCGCGAACACCGCAATCACGCCAACGGCCCAAGCCAGCGCGACCCAACGGGCCCACCTGGCTCCGCCGCACATGTCGTAGTAAATCGCGCCGACCATCCAAACCGCAACCAGGGCGCTCGCCAGCAGCGATGCTCCCGTGATGAATTCCAGTATGAGGCCCATGAACGTTTTCTCTTCTGAGCGGCGCAGCCCATTGCGAGAGCGGGTTGATGCACCTGCTAGAGCCGGTTCAAGACCGGCGTTCAC contains:
- a CDS encoding DUF4105 domain-containing protein; amino-acid sequence: MGLILEFITGASLLASALVAVWMVGAIYYDMCGGARWARWVALAWAVGVIAVFAAWRPLWQPIVALLGAEFLFLLWWFRLEPTNDREWDPNAAVLPRAVRADDAVTIENVRNLEDHPLDDFTPRYEARVYHLSSIKGVDVIFFDWGNGFLGHPALIFDFGPDGRICMSIEARLPKGQKYSVVRSLYRQQELIFVAADERDAILRRTKYSQGQLAYLYHLNSTVEELTEVFLDYVNTINQLYESPRWYHVLFTNCTTSFYKLPSTRVRWDWRVIANARLDRALYNDGRLDRTLPFKELRRLACLNDIADTAPASGFGDHIRRELERRRHER
- a CDS encoding PEP-CTERM sorting domain-containing protein; protein product: MLTRSIQKTRGIRLGRTFVLVARQALAVGVCALAAGQSWASPYIATDLGRVSDMQQKGQSFDNTKTGVSYAFPVTVRQLAGAEGNNLPTYSAHISQPLTPIGDGTAHTKTVTMHPLLINNSGTVIGTLDTVVDRFGNSVSTNIGYAVRSPDGTYSPFVTMATAPNGAYVHLFLSQANQILALGQKTWLVDLNKGTTTSLDQLVPQQILQNYPYNQYVQGIDDRGDIVIYADNQYTGSEAFMLTPPGLDPPAVPEPSTLLIFAAAGVLVVRTARRRKLA
- a CDS encoding cyclic nucleotide-binding and patatin-like phospholipase domain-containing protein; its protein translation is MNDEIIPLLKVHEYFKGASDETLDEVARLGRVAQYAAGSVVHEADVVLTTVGFVLRGRLKAVRVSSNGTESLFRMIERGEQFGLMVGALGESVPIRVVALEPTTVLRLDYEEAMELTLARPDLRRLWLKTYAGSLRKLFLGDAPKRSVMMLALIHDSPTTRQTAERLIRRLSDVGEQLAVLSDSDQRMDSPNVRFRALREDGRDLTSEEIREQVARWQDANRIIFDVHTFLTPERAAQLMNLVDRAVFFIPADEADSAIRRLQAMEVSARGWRDKISVAWLIRGDSSVVSAVPNLPELVSRDFKIKETPPKPPMGRSLANGLERLVHDLRGVRVGVALGGGAARGMSHLGVLKALERSGIVVDMIAGTSAGAMTGIMYAAGLDPDYNANQFATDLRPSWIFRRLPQGNYWYLIHKYRRGKFDPMLRKYLHDWRLEQLAVPCLSVTVDLVSGNSVVRERGDAVHAILESINLPVLSVPIVRDGQALIDGGLVNNIPADVLVSMGCNFVIAISVTAKLETRFCDIKPGQAILARNKPGIGPTILRSLLVQNHSLNAFGVQPADVVIEPDVTGVDSAEFMRAKELAAIGEAAALEQIPKIRRLLNRLDPQLFNTNSDTYGEQAT
- a CDS encoding DUF1569 domain-containing protein, with product MTERRTLSFDGLDGLDGVMTDVDRLLAGHEAVGRWTLGQILYHLAVGVRLSMEADRDAEPVEGRDRSRALRRMFFRAGRFPENAHPPLAILVPPDSCDPTEQAEALRDAIKRFTTDDGPFASHPVLRNQRGQGIKGVKESKGSQGIEGVRSY